In Alosa alosa isolate M-15738 ecotype Scorff River chromosome 19, AALO_Geno_1.1, whole genome shotgun sequence, a genomic segment contains:
- the tagapa gene encoding T cell activation RhoGTPase activating protein a translates to MKVLSNHVSKSLSEGGMDSFIMLPSTRDVKTEHVFLVQSSKTTPGNASPTENINQKRWRNVFRRIQKKPKSSLFGQPLSHVFLDEITLPKPITEILVLLCKNGPCIEGIFRRAGNARIIRETKEKLNTGVEVDFSDMSVLLLAALFKDFLREIPGGLLMEELYQSWMTAMATDGIDERCRALKKVIEELPEQNIVLLKHLVFMLDHISQNAEQNKMNPRNLAVCIAPNLLQIHQVEAVEKVTDLTEFLIDNYHEVFGERIQYLLGDSDEEELNDSQDSLCPHDSAYETDADGEKGSCVHLVSSADGKLQYSLISGTSTPAKETFNTFTKPFIRRSSEPAITLPQSVRIQPTLTRSHTDFLLKTEGDRCHCQSMLLRKQISNECIVEKGWRSLDCSLAHGQHRVRFASGGCHCSSSCSLESAFSSTSESSIFASSPPVSPSCQRRSLPCALAPVPVPSSSQPQEHPERREPTLQRRSQSLRYAATHNRTALRRGGSSRLARDRKTSLQTSALPEDTEVLCRPLALSSAEVFQQVDSRIPSPPPSYQEATQSTSPARHSMTVQEAWCQKHPGLNTHPTDQSHTLHKDTLANNVTNGPDRPLPAMPVAVCRTRSISESVYKAPAKRVVRRCSQPVFEELIHARESYV, encoded by the exons ATGAAGGTGTTGAGCAATCACGTG TCTAAAAGTCTTTCTGAGGGTGGCATGGACTCATTCATCATGTTGCCTTCAACA AGAGATGTGAAGACCGAACACGTGTTCCTTGTACAGTCAAGCAAAACAACTCCTGGAAACGCTTCTCCTACTG AAAATATCAATCAAAAGCGATGGCGGAATGTGTTCAGGAGGATTCAGAAGAAACCCAAGTCATCTTTGTTTGGACAGCCTCTTTCCCATGTCTTTCTTGATGAAATTACACTTCCAAAGCCTATAACA GAGATCCTGGTGCTTCTGTGTAAGAATGGACCATGCATAGAGGGAATCTTCAGGAGAGCAGGGAATGCCCGCATCATAAGGGAGACCAAGGAGAAGCTGAACACTGGAGTAGAAGTGGACTTTAGTGACATGTCAGTGTTGCTGCTGGCTGCCCTTTTCAAg GACTTTCTAAGAGAAATCCCTGGTGGTTTACTGATGGAGGAGCTATATCAATCCTGGATGACCGCAATGGCAACCGACGGTATTGATGAGAGATGCAGAGCGCTGAAAAA GGTTATTGAAGAGCTACCAGAACAGAACATTGTCCTTCTGAAGCACCTAGTCTTCATGCTTGATCACATAAGCCAGAAtgcagaacaaaacaaaatgaaccCCAGGAATTTAGCTGTCTGCATTGCGCCCAACCTTCTCCAAATTCACCAGGTTGAAGCCGTTGAAAAG gtCACAGACCTCACAGAGTTTCTCATTGACAATTACCATGAAGTGTTTGGTGAGAGGATTCAGTACCTTCTTGGTGATTCAGATGAGGAAGAACTAAATGACTCCCAAG ATTCCCTGTGTCCACACGACTCTGCTTATGAAACTGATGCTGATGGAGAAAAGGGCAGCTGTGTTCACCTGGTGTCCTCTGCTGACGGAAAATTACAATACAGTCTGATCTCAGGAACCTCCACCCCAGCAAAGGAAACTTTCAACACCTTCACAAAGCCCTTCATCCGGAGAAGCTCAGAGCCAGCCATCACACTCCCCCAGAGTGTGAGAATCCAGCCCACTCTCACCAGAAGTCACACCGACTTTCTGCTGAAGACAGAGGGCGACAGATGCCACTGTCAGAGCATGCTGTTGAGGAAGCAGATCTCAAATGAGTGCATCGTAGAGAAGGGCTGGAGATCACTGGACTGCAGCCTGGCACACGGACAGCACCGCGTCCGCTTTGCATCCGGAGGCTGCcattgctcttcctcctgctccctGGAAAGTGCCTTCTCCAGCACGTCCGAGAGCTCCATCTTCGCCAGCTCACCCCCAGTCTCACCATCCTGTCAGAGGAGGAGCCTCCCGTGTGCACTAGCCCCTGTCCCTGTCCCTTCCTCCAGCCAACCCCAGGAGCATCCAGAACGTCGGGAGCCCACCCTCCAGAGGCGTTCCCAGTCACTGCGCTACGCAGCCACCCACAACCGCACCGCCCTGAGGAGGGGAGGCTCCAGCCGCTTGGCAAGAGACAGGAAGACCTCGCTCCAGACTAGCGCCCTCCCAGAGGACACTGAGGTCTTGTGCAGGCCACTGGCTCTCTCCAGCGCTGAAGTGTTCCAACAGGTGGACAGCAGGATCCCCAGCCCGCCACCCTCCTACCAAGAGGCAACCCAGAGCACTTCACCTGCACGCCACTCAATGACAGTACAGGAAGCGTGGTGTCAGAAACACCCTGGCCTCAATACACACCCCACAGACCAATCACACACCCTCCACAAAGACACTCTCGCAAATAATGTTACAAATGGACCTGACAGACCCCTACCTGCTATGCCTGTGGCTGTGTGTCGGACAAGGTCCATATCAGAGTCTGTTTACAAAGCTCCAGCAAAGCGGGTGGTGCGCAGATGTAGCCAGCCTGTGTTTGAGGAACTGATACATGCACGAGAATCATACGTGTGA
- the ezra gene encoding ezrin a — protein MPRPVNVRVTTMDAELEFAIQSSTTGKQLFDQVIKTVGVREVWYFGLQYVDNKGVLSWLKLDKKVMSQDMKKEVPLQFKFRGKFYPEDVSEELIQDITQKQFFLQVKDAILSDDVYCPPESAVLLASYAVQAKFGDFNKEVHKSGYLSAERLLPQRVLDQHKLSKEQWQERIQVWHEEHRGMVKEDSMIEYLKIAQDLEMYGVNYFDIKNKKGTDLWLGVDALGLNIYEKDDRLTPKIGFPWSEIRNISFNDKKFIIKPIDKKSPDFVFYATRLRVNKRILQLCIGNHELYMQRRKPDTIEVQQMKAQAREEKHQRQMERAQLESEKKKREAMEKEKEQMEREKLELMTRLKLFEEQTMKAERDLKDQLDRAMRLEVERRQAEEEAARLEAERQVALQAKEELARQAEDQMKTQEHLSAELMEYSAKIALLEEIKRQKEEEADSWQVRAREAQDDLVKTREELQMVMTTPVVVPMAAPALEEEPLVNHENHHDPEEHEDSNSTDSAELQVDGIEDHRNEEDRLTEAEKNQRVQQQLMALSSELAAARDDTKATANDMLHTENVRAGRDKYKTLRQIRMGNTKQRIDEFEAL, from the exons ATGCCTCGACCG GTCAATGTCCGCGTCACTACAATGGACGCTGAGCTGGAGTTTGCCATCCAGTCATCCACGACAGGCAAACAGCTTTTTGACCAG GTGATCAAGACGGTGGGTGTACGTGAGGTGTGGTACTTCGGGCTTCAGTATGTAGACAACAAAGGTGTCCTTTCATGGCTGAAACTCGACAAGAAG GTGATGTCTCAAGACATGAAGAAGGAGGTTCCTTTGCAGTTCAAGTTCCGCGGCAAGTTCTACCCCGAGGATGTGTCCGAGGAGCTGATTCAGGACATCACACAGAAGCAGTTCTTCCTGCAAGTGAAGGACGCCATCCTGAGCGACGACGTCTACTGCCCACCAGAGTCCGCGGTGCTGCTGGCGTCCTATGCCGTGCAGGCCAAGTTTGGGGATTTCAACAAGGAGGTGCACAAGTCTGGCTACCTGTCAGCCGAACGCCTGCTGCCACAGAG AGTTCTGGATCAGCACAAGCTCTCCAAAGAACAGTGGCAGGAGAGGATTCAGGTCTGGCACGAGGAACACAGAGGGATGGTGAA AGAGGACTCCATGATTGAGTATCTGAAGATTGCTCAGGATCTGGAGATGTATGGTGTCAATTACTTTGACATCAAGAACAAAAAAGGCACAGACCTCTGGCTAGGAGTGGATGCATTGGGCCTGAACATCTATGAAAAAGATGACAG ACTTACACCAAAGATTGGATTTCCCTGGAGTGAAATTAGGAACATTTCTTTCAATGACAAGAAGTTCATCATCAAGCCCATAGACAAGAAGTCCCCA GACTTTGTGTTCTATGCCACACGCCTGCGTGTCAACAAGCGGATCCTCCAGCTGTGCATAGGAAACCATGAGCTGTACATGCAGCGCCGAAAGCCGGACACCATCGAGGTCCAGCAGATGAAGGCCCAGGCCCGCGAGGAGAAGCACCAGAGGCAGATGGAGAG GGCCCAGCTGGAGAGcgagaagaaaaagagggaggcgatggagaaggagaaggagcagATGGAGCGCGAGAAACTGGAGCTGATGACCAGGCTCAAACTGTTTGAGGAGCAAACCATGAAGGCCGAGAGAG ATCTGAAGGATCAGCTGGACCGGGCCATGCGTCTGGAAGTGGAGCGCCGGCAGGCGGAAGAGGAAGCGGCTCGGTTGGAGGCTGAGCGGCAGGTGGCCTTGCAGGCCAAAGAAGAGCTGGCCAGACAGGCCGAGGACCAGATGAAGACCCAGGAGCACCTG tCTGCAGAGCTGATGGAATATAGTGCTAAAATAGCCTTGCTGGAGGAGATCAAGAGACAAAAGGAAGAGGAGGCCGACTCATGGCAAGTCCGG GCCAGGGAGGCGCAGGATGACCTGGTGAAGACTCGTGAGGAGCTCCAGATGGTGATGACCACCCCTGTGGTGGTGCCCATGGCGGCCCCAGCACTAGAGGAGGAGCCTCTGGTGAATCATGAGAACCACCATGATCCCGAGGAGCACGAAGACAGCAACAGCACCGACAGTGCCGAGCTGCAGGTGGACGGCATCGAGGACCACCGCAACGAGGAGGATCGCCTCACCGAGGCCGAGAAGAACCAGCGCGTGCAGCAGCAACTCATG GCTCTCAGCTCTGAGCTGGCTGCAGCCCGTGATGACACCAAGGCTACCGCCAATGACATGCTGCACACGGAGAATGTGCGTGCCGGCCGAGACAAATACAAGACCCTGCGTCAGATCCGCATGGGCAACACCAAGCAGAGGATAGATGAGTTTGAGGCACTGTAA
- the kcnk3b gene encoding potassium channel subfamily K member 3 — protein sequence MKRQNIRTLALIICTFSYLLIGASVFDALESKQENSQKRQLDQRKFELMRKYNLTRTGFDELEKVVLQLKPHKSGVQWKFAGSFYFAITVITTIGYGHAAPSTDAGKAFCMCYALLGIPLTLVMFQSVGERINTFVRFLLHKTKKCLGLRHTEVSMANMVTIGFFACISTLCVGAVAFSHYEGWSFFHAYYYCFITLTTIGFGDYVALQKDNALQNNPNYVAFSFVYILTGLTVIGAFLNLVVLRFLTMNAEDERRDAQQRALSREKKHRGGPATAPGPAPSPVQRHRHPGSGIAAPVGRLDPGPEARRRGLRDVYAEVLHFQTMCSCLWYRSREKMVVLPQDLSFTEALMEQGEVSPGDFFDPGVSGCVCSPHQCSAISCMSTDLHSIAPFSLCTLRRSSV from the exons ATGAAGAGACAAAACATCCGGACCCTCGCACTAATAATTTGCACTTTTTCGTATTTACTCATTGGTGCATCCGTATTCGATGCGCTAGAATCTAAACAAGAGAACAGCCAGAAAAGACAACTGGATCAGCGCAAATTTGAACTGATGAGAAAATACAACCTGACGAGGACCGGCTTTGATGAGCTAGAGAAAGTGGTGCTGCAGCTGAAGCCACACAAATCAGGGGTTCAGTGGAAGTTTGCCGGATCTTTTTACTTCGCTATCACTGTGATAACGACAATAG gTTATGGACATGCGGCACCAAGCACGGATGCCGGAAAGGCATTCTGCATGTGCTATGCCCTCCTGGGGATCCCTTTGACACTGGTCATGTTCCAGAGTGTGGGTGAGAGAATCAACACCTTTGTCCGCTTCCTGCTGCACAAAACCAAGAAGTGCCTCGGTCTGCGGCACACCGAAGTCTCCATGGCCAACATGGTCACCATTGGCTTTTTCGCCTGCATCAGCACACTGTGCGTTGGGGCTGTTGCCTTCTCGCACTACGAGGGCTGGAGCTTCTTCCATGCCTACTACTACTGCTTCATCACCCTCACCACCATCGGGTTTGGCGACTACGTGGCTCTGCAGAAGGACAATGCTCTGCAGAACAACCCCAACTATGTGGCCTTCAGCTTTGTCTACATCCTGACAGGCCTGACGGTGATTGGCGCCTTCCTCAACCTCGTGGTGCTGCGTTTCCTCACCATGAACGCTGAGGACGAGCGTCGAGATGCGCAGCAGCGTGCTCTGTCCAGGGAGAAGAAGCACAGGGGGGGCCCAGCCACAGCCCCAGGCCCCGCCCCGAGCCCTGTCCAAAGGCACCGCCACCCAGGGTCTGGGATCGCGGCTCCGGTGGGCCGTTTGGACCCCGGTCCTGAGGCCCGCCGGCGTGGTCTGAGAGACGTGTACGCCGAGGTGCTCCACTTCCAGACCATGTGCTCCTGTCTGTGGTACCGCAGCCGGGAGAAGATGGTGGTGCTGCCGCAGGACTTGTCCTTCACCGAGGCACTCATGGAGCAGGGTGAGGTGTCGCCCGGAGACTTCTTTGACCCGGGGGTCAgcgggtgtgtgtgcagcccCCACCAGTGCTCCGCCATCAGCTGTATGTCCACCGATCTGCACAGCATCGCCCCCTTCAGCCTGTGCACTCTGAGACGCAGTTCAGTCTAA
- the marc1 gene encoding mitochondrial amidoxime-reducing component 1, which yields MELKETMLKWFAQNGNAVLYTVGTGVALLGLGLGYKHIWKPQKLTQVGVVSQLILHPLKSGKGLQVSTAECLRMGLKYGKLHDRHWLAITEDGQMVTGRQEPRMVLLSMTAEGGELCLNAPDMEELRVPLHQTTNDVTNCRVFGADIQGRDCGEEVSQWLTRYLTAGKPFRMVHYESQMKPRKCVKIESPFPADEEVAYPDTGPVMLLSESSVRDLSSKLDKDVTVSQFRPNIVVSDCEAFSEDSWDEIQIGDVRMKRVMACGRCIFTTVDPETGVITRKEPLDTLRSYRQCDPSQKKIYKTAPLFGQYFIVKQTGILHVGEPVYKISY from the exons ATGGAACTAAAagaaacaatgttaaaatggTTTGCGCAAAACGGAAACGCCGTGCTGTACACTGTCGGAACAGGAGTTGCACTGCTCGGACTTGGGCTCGGATACAAGCATATATGGAAACCACAAAAGTTAACTCAGGTTGGCGTTGTTTCGCAGCTGATTCTTCATCCCCTCAAATCCGGGAAAGGACTGCAAGTGTCAACAGCAGAATGTCTGCGTATGGGCCTTAAATATGGAAAACTCCATGATCG ACACTGGCTCGCAATCACAGAGGATGGACAGATGGTGACTGGGCGGCAGGAACCTCGCATGGTGTTGCTGTCAATGACGGCAGAGGGAGGAGAACTCTGCCTTAACGCTCCTGATATGGAGGAACTAAGAGTTCCCCTACATCAGACAACCAATGATGTAACTAATTGTAG GGTGTTTGGTGCTGACATCCAAGGGAGAGACTGTGGGGAGGAGGTCTCTCAGTGGCTCACACGTTACCTCACTGCAGGCAAGCCTTTTCGTATGGTGCACTATGAGTCCCAGATGAAGCCCAGAAAGTGTGTGAAGATAGAGTCACCTTTTCCTGCAGATGAGGAG GTAGCTTATCCTGACACAGGCCCTGTGATGCTGTTGTCTGAGTCATCTGTGAGAGATCTGAGCAGCAAGCTGGATAAGGATGTGACTGTGTCTCAATTCCGTCCCAACATTGTTGTCAGTGACTGTGAGGCCTTTAGTGAG GATTCTTGGGATGAAATCCAGATTGGGGATGTACGGATGAAGCGGGTTATGGCTTGTGGAAG GTGCATCTTCACCACTGTGGACCCTGAAACGGGAGTTATTACCAGGAAAGAGCCTTTGGACACTCTCAGAAG CTACCGTCAATGTGACCCATCACAGAAGAAGATATATAAAACAGCACCCTTGTTTGGACAGTACTTCATTGTCAAACAGACTGGGATCCTTCATGTTGGCGAGCCTGTCTACAAGATAAGCTACTGA